The following proteins are co-located in the Vigna unguiculata cultivar IT97K-499-35 chromosome 9, ASM411807v1, whole genome shotgun sequence genome:
- the LOC114162768 gene encoding uncharacterized protein LOC114162768 — translation MAMATLSFPIFPTTSTFRFKASAEVATPATKVVPAVIVGGGRVGQALQTMGSGQDLLVRRGEAVPLNFEGPILVCTRNDDLETVLQSTPSSRWDDLVFFQNGMMEPWLESKGLDDANQVLAYFAVSKIGEAPIDGITDTNPEGLTAAYGKWASVIAARLNAGGLSCKVLDKKEFQKQMLEKLIWICSVMLVGARHGGVSVGVVEKEFRTELSSLIAELASAAASEKGLTFEEAMEERLCAYSRAVAHFPTAVKEFKWRNGWFYSLSEKAIAQGNTDPCPLHSQWLKELKIV, via the exons ATGGCCATGGCCACCCTCTCCTTCCCCATTTTCCCCACAACCTCCACCTTCAGGTTCAAAGCATCCGCCGAGGTCGCCACCCCAGCCACCAAGGTGGTTCCCGCTGTCATTGTCGGCGGGGGAAGAGTGGGGCAGGCCCTACAGACCATGGGCAGCGGCCAAGACCTCCTTGTTCGCCGCGGAGAGGCCGTACCACTGAACTTTGAAGGCCCCATTTTGGTGTGCACGAGAAACGATGATCTTGAAACCGTGCTTCAATCCACTCCTTCTTCCAGATGGGACG ATTTGGTGTTTTTCCAGAACGGAATGATGGAGCCGTGGCTTGAGAGCAAAGGGTTGGATGATGCAAACCAGGTGTTGGCTTATTTTGCAGTGTCGAAAATTGGAGAGGCACCCATTGATGGCATCACTGATACCAATCCTGAAGGCCTTACTGCTGCATATGGCAAGTGGGCTTCTGTTATTGCTGCAAGGTTAAATGCTGGAGGCCTCTCTTGCAAG GTTCTTGACAAGAAGGAATTTCAAAAGCAGATGCTGGAGAAGCTTATATGGATTTGCTCTGTAATGCTTGTTGGAGCACGTCATGGAGGGGTTTCCGTAGGTGTTGTGGAAAAGGAATTCCGCACCGAA TTGTCTAGCCTTATAGCAGAACTGGCATCAGCAGCAGCAAGTGAAAAAGGGTTAACATTTGAAGAAGCAATGGAAGAGCGGTTATGTGCATATTCAAGAGCTGTAGCGCACTTTCCCACAGCAGTTAAGGAG TTCAAATGGAGGAATGGTTGGTTTTATTCTCTCTCTGAGAAGGCTATTGCCCAAGGCAACACAGACCCGTGCCCTTTGCATTCCCAATGGCTAAAAGAGTTGAAAATTGTTTGA